A window from Culex pipiens pallens isolate TS chromosome 3, TS_CPP_V2, whole genome shotgun sequence encodes these proteins:
- the LOC120424835 gene encoding uncharacterized protein LOC120424835, translating to MFKIVFVFAIVATVVLAEPKAEPKADPKPTVFAYSAPAVVAPVAAEVPVATVYETSFHGNLAPVAAYSAPVLTAPLAYSYSYYDPLVAAPILLRK from the exons ATGTTCAAGATT GTCTTCGTTTTTGCCATCGTGGCCACCGTCGTGCTGGCTGAACCCAAGGCCGAACCCAAAGCTGACCCCAAGCCAACGGTGTTCGCGTACAGTGCACCTGCGGTAGTGGCCCCGGTAGCTGCAGAGGTTCCGGTTGCCACCGTGTACGAGACGTCGTTCCATGGAAATCTGGCCCCAGTGGCCGCCTACTCGGCACCGGTTCTGACCGCCCCGTTGGCGTACTCGTACTCCTACTACGACCCACTCGTCGCAGCTCCCATCCTGCTCCGGAAGTAA
- the LOC120424837 gene encoding cytochrome P450 4c21-like, which yields MLFLVLLFVIAALLTFQYTRWIRINSYSKRIPSVEPIVPILGHIPMLCGINTQEIFEFFVKSFQQVDRMGKIMLGPVPMVMVNHPDLMEQILTNGDMYNKPFLYDFFELGVGLITERNGEKWKLSRKALNRTFNSQILRGFLPLMDARVKTLVQKLEPYAGGAEIDLLEHIAECTLEMIFTTTMGRCEDKLPGQTRFLHHVDLLMKLIGERIFNVNQFLDVFYRMTKSYQTRKVCEDVVNEFTEAIIQTRREELEKERRLAPEQDEFHSKLLIFLDQVLTIRKGEENTGFTDREILDHLLTIMGAVSIGESPKAIKLKIISKFQGQDTSAYAVAYTLLLLAMNPKIQAKVVEEIDSVFTSNSVEVTVDTLQQLKYTEQVIKESLRLLPVAPILGRETSKEIELDGVRIPPNQMIMYNLYALHRRPDVWGPDPERFDPDRFGPEAVTNRHPFAYLPFSGGLRNCIGWRYALNSMRIILLRILQNYELKTDLRQSEMRFKFEITMKLIGPHRVWLTKRPKRS from the exons ATGCTGTTTCTAGTGTTACTTTTCGTGATAGCAGCTCTGTTAACATTTCAATACACTCGATGGATCCGGATAAACAGCTACAGCAAGCGGATACCTTCCGTCGAACCAATTGTGCCTATTTTGGGACACATCCCGATGCTGTGCGGGATCAACACCCAGGAGATATTCGAATTTTTCGTCAAGAGCTTCCAGCAGGTCGACCGGATGGGCAAGATCATGCTCGGACCAGTTCCGATGGTGATGGTGAACCATCCGGATTTGATGGAACAAATCCTGACGAACGGCGATATGTacaataagccatttttgtacgATTTTTTCGAGCTTGGAGTCGGATTGATCACGGAACGGA acgGGGAAAAGTGGAAGCTGTCTCGAAAGGCTCTAAATCGAACATTCAACTCCCAGATACTTAGAGGTTTCCTCCCGTTGATGGATGCGCGAGTGAAAACATTGGTTCAAAAATTAGAGCCATATGCTGGGGGTGCAGAGATCGATCTTCTGGAACATATTGCCGAGTGTACCCTGGAGATGATCTTCACAACTACAATGGGGCGCTGTGAGGATAAATTACCAGGACAGACAAGGTTTCTACATCATGTAGATCT GTTGATGAAGCTCATTGGAGAACGAATATTCAACGTGAACCAATTCTTGGACGTATTTTACCGCATGACAAAATCGTACCAAACGAGAAAGGTTTGCGAAGATGTTGTTAACGAGTTCACGGAAGCG ATCATTCAAACCCGACGTGAGGAGCTTGAAAAGGAAAGACGACTAGCACCAGAGCAGGATGAGTTTCACTCGAAACTACTGATCTTTCTAGACCAGGTGCTTACAATACGGAAAGGTGAAGAAAACACTGGGTTTACAGATCGTGAGATTCTTGATCATCTCCTCACTATCATGGGAGCGGTAAGTATTGGCGAATCTCCAAAGGCGATCAAGTTGAagatcatttcaaaatttcagggtCAGGACACTTCAGCCTATGCTGTAGCCTACACCTTGCTGCTTCTGGCTATGAACCCGAAAATTCAAGCAAAGGTTGTAGAAGAAATAGACTCCGTGTTCACCTCCAACTCGGTGGAAGTCACCGTAGACACCCTGCAACAACTCAAGTACACCGAACAAGTCATCAAAGAGTCGCTTCGGCTCCTTCCGGTGGCACCAATTTTGGGACGCGAAACTAGCAAGGAAATCGAGCTCGATGGTGTCCGGATTCCCCCGAACCAAATGATCATGTACAACCTGTACGCACTGCATCGGCGACCGGATGTTTGGGGACCGGACCCGGAACGGTTTGATCCGGATCGATTCGGACCGGAAGCAGTCACGAATCGGCATCCGTTTGCTTATTTGCCCTTTAGCGGTGGGCTGCGGAACTGCATCGGCTGGCGGTACGCGCTCAACTCAATGAGGATCATTCTGTTGCGGATCTTGCAGAACTATGAACTGAAAACCGATCTTAGGCAGTCGGAGATGCGTTTCAAgtttgagatcacgatgaaacTGATCGGTCCACATCGGGTGTGGCTGACGAAGAGACCGAAGCGAAGTTAG
- the LOC120424836 gene encoding cytochrome P450 4c21-like, whose product MLFEVLLSIVGALLLVQYLKYLWATRYIQKITPCLPKALYPIVGHIPMLCGLDSEGIFSAMANAFRHVDHLGRMMIGPLPVILINHPETLEAVLTSERMLNKPYFYDFMEVSDGIFGMRDGERWSKIRRLLNRTFNPVTLKSFLPIMDSNAKALIEELRNLVSEEDNPNFGFDIHTYISKCNLDTIYNTTMGCNDNDEVGKNEYLHRLEVLLKIMSERMANVQQYFDIFFQMTDTYREKRAHKMFVNKYSAQTVHARQEQLKQAQMQQAPDEDEFGTKSLIFLDQLLTIREGDKAVNFTDQEIIDQCLTMLVAGSDTTGGAMSTTCLFLAMYPEVQDKVVAEMSAVFSSDSVQITHDTLQQLRYTEQVIKETLRLVPVGVLMARETKFEETLHGVRIPPKQIIMYNLYTYHRRKDIWGADADQFDPDRFEPERAAKRHRFAYIPFVAGQRTCIGQRYAMLSMKILLLRVLQEYRLWTDLKYSELRFKFEVTMRLVGPHRVWLTKRNK is encoded by the exons ATGCTGTTCGAAGTGCTCCTATCGATTGTGGGGGCATTGTTACTGGTTCAGTACCTCAAATATCTCTGGGCGACCAGATACATCCAGAAGATCACTCCATGCCTGCCAAAAGCGCTGTACCCAATCGTGGGACACATTCCCATGCTTTGTGGGCTGGACTCCGAGGGCATTTTCAGTGCGATGGCAAATGCATTCCGCCACGTGGATCATCTGGGTCGAATGATGATCGGACCACTTCCGGTGATTCTGATCAACCATCCGGAAACGTTGGAGGCCGTGCTGACCAGCGAACGAATGTTGAACAAACCGTATTTCTACGACTTTATGGAGGTGTCTGATGGAATTTTCGGAATGAGGG ATGGTGAAAGGTGGTCTAAGATTCGGAGGCTACTGAATCGCACTTTTAACCCAGTCACACTAAAAAGTTTTCTGCCTATTATGGACTCTAATGCAAAAGCCTTGATAGAAGAGCTACGCAACCTGGTTTCTGAGGAAGATAATCCCAACTTTGGGTTCGACATACATACCTACATTTCGAAGTGTAACCTCGATACAATCTACAACACTACGATGGGCTGCAACGACAATGATGAAGTGGGCAAAAATGAGTACTTACATCGGCTGGAAGT gcTCTTAAAAATAATGAGCGAGCGAATGGCTAATGTGCAACAATACtttgacatattttttcaaatgactgATACCTACCGGGAAAAGCGAGCCCACAAAATGTTTGTTAATAAATATTCTGCACAA ACAGTTCATGCACGACAAGAGCAGCTCAAACAGGCTCAAATGCAGCAGGCTCCCGACGAGGATGAATTTGGAACCAAGTCGTTGATCTTCCTGGACCAATTGTTGACCATCCGGGAGGGAGATAAGGCAGTCAACTTCACCGATCAGGAGATTATAGATCAGTGTTTAACGATGTTGGTTGCG GGTTCGGATACGACAGGCGGCGCCATGTCTACAACTTGTCTCTTCCTGGCCATGTATCCAGAAGTTCAGGACAAAGTGGTAGCCGAAATGAGTGCAGTTTTCTCGTCGGACTCCGTCCAGATCACTCATGAcacgctgcagcagctgcgtTACACCGAGCAGGTCATCAAGGAGACCCTTCGCTTGGTGCCGGTTGGCGTACTCATGGCACGGGAGACGAAGTTCGAAGAAACGCTACATGGAGTTCGTATCCCACCGAAGCAGATCATCATGTACAATCTGTATACGTATCATCGCCGGAAGGATATCTGGGGTGCGGACGCGGACCAGTTCGATCCGGACCGGTTTGAGCCAGAGCGGGCAGCTAAACGGCACCGATTTGCGTATATTCCGTTTGTTGCCGGACAGCGTACCTGTATTGGACAACGATACGCCATGCTTTCGATGAAGATTCTGCTGTTGCGCGTGCTGCAAGAGTATCGGCTGTGGACTGACCTTAAATACTCGGAGTTGCGGTTCAAGTTTGAAGTTACTATGAGACTGGTTGGGCCACATCGAGTTTGGTTGACTaagagaaataaataa